In Quercus robur chromosome 11, dhQueRobu3.1, whole genome shotgun sequence, the sequence AATGCATTTGGATTAGGTTTTTGCTTAATGCTTATTTGCTTATTTTCTGGTAATTGATAAAAATACATTatacatgtgaaaaaaaaaaatgaggcttTTAAAAGTAATTCATATACAAATAAGCTAAaatgttaccaaaaaaaaaggaaaaagaagaagataatccAAGCTCAAACAGTGGTGCATGTGTTATATTAGTGTCAAAATCGATATAAGAAAATGGATATAATTTCAACAATCCCATATTGTACAAGCCATACTAATGTACAGATTAATTGCTTTAGGTTTTGATTGATTTGCATAATCTTAGATTTTGTTGGAATGTTatattcttagaattttttatccATTAGTCACTTCTCTAATATATAGGAGCTAGGTGACCATTTCAACTCGGCACTAGAAACCCACGCTCACCGTTAGAAGGGCTCAATAGAGGGTTTCATGACTCCGGTGAACAGCACAAGGGTCTAAAAATTTGGGACAAATGGagtattatttaaagaaaatacattGAGTCAAGATTCTAATTGGGAGTTCAAATatgtaattgaatttaaataaaaatatcttaaaatatTAACGTATAAATTTGTAGGACCTCAAAATCTAACATGACAATGTATCATAAGATCAACCAAAAGTTAGATGCCTTcgattttatataaattattattatatttatgtgTACTAAACATGGTAAGTAAGAAATGCTAATATTTCACATCTTTGACTGAAATAAAACTTAACTGCAGGTTTTCCCACCTAATTCAAGAATTTTTCCTTTAGTGACCCAAAATTGCGAGAAactatgttatatatatatatatatatggccatgttatatatatatatatatatatatatatatatatatatatatatattataaataacatttattgttttattattctctcaatataaaatatatatatatatatataagttttattattctctcaatataaaatatatatatatatatatatatatatatatatatatatatatctcaccaCATTTCACAGCCACACTATAAGTAAGGGCAAGTTAACCCTACTTTGCACCCTACCAGTTATACTTTACAGACAAACAATATCAGTGTTTCCAATAAAAAAGTATCACTATTAAAAAAGTAACACCCTTACCTTGATctgtttattaatatatttattttgaattgacaatataaattcttcaaatttaaaGGTTTAAACTTCTGAGAGTTTAAAATAACCATTCAAATCCTCTCAAGTGGTTCCTCTCTTTTCTTAAGAACACCTCTAATctaatgtatatatatgtttaaatcactaaattaataattgaaCTTTCGCTATTCTATGCAAATATTAAATGGTAATTGAACTTTCGCTATTCTATGAGCAGCCGACCAGGACAATTTGCACCTACCTTTCATTGTCTGCCATGTTCCACGGTCAGTACTAGCAAGATCAAGAATAGATAAACCATACAATTCAGTATTCaccagagagagaaagaggatcTAGCTTAGAATTGACAGTCTCAGTTAATCTAGTTTTGAGTGTTTTGACAGTACAGTCTCAATTTATCTATAAAGGCAGAATCATACAAATTAAGTTTGATACTCAAAACACAAAGCAATGGAGAGGCAGGTGGCTATAATTGGAGCAGGTATCAGTGGCCTTTTGGCTTGCAAGTACACTTTGTCAAAGGGTTTTCATCCAATCGTTTTTGAAGCCAAAAGCAGCATCGGAGGAGTGTGGACCAAAACCGTAGAGACCACTAAGCTCCAAACTCCAAAACCAGTATATCAGTTCTCAGATTTTCCATGGCCTTCTACAGTGGAAGAAGACTTTCCTAACCAACACCAAGTCTTTGATTATATTCAATCCTATGCTAACCATTTTGACTTGCTTAGGCACATCAAATTTAATTCCAAAGTTCTGAGCATCGAGTATGAAGGCCCATCTGAGGAAGAGATGCAATCTTGGAGTATGTGGGGTGGTATTGGTGACCCTTTTGGCTCTAAAGGGAAATGGAAGGTTATGGTAGAGGATGCTCAAAGCTTTTCAACTGAGGTATGTATGTTGTATAATATGCAAACACACATAACCTATTCGAATTGTTCTTTTTCTTGTCATGATTTTTTGTGCACTTGATATATAAGAAGTTTATTTGCTTTGGGTTAGGACCTAGGAAGCACCGACGCGGCTAGGAGGGTGCCGCACAGGAGTCTGACGTGGCCTGACGCGGGGGTGCAACCACCAACGCAACTACCCGTGCATCGGTGCCCcgtgtgttgtttttttttttttttttttttttttttttttttttttttatggattcgCGCTGACTCAGCTTCAATTTTCTCTGATTCGAGCCTAACAAGGCAAATTCAACCAAAATTGGGTCGTATTGGCTGGTGGCCAAAACTGACTGAAACGACCGAAACAGGCCGAAATTGAACTTGAATCATGCCGGAACAGCCAAAATCAGCTTTGAATGAGGcccaaacatcctaaatctatccttcctcaattttattctgaatatttgttgcttcttttgtgctttcttttttgttttgtgtttcttgcctttgaaaatatatttgaaatgaaaaggataacatatagaaaatatatagaaaatgatGTTGTTTGCATGCTTTCCCAGCAGTGAAATATATTTGTGATCATTTGttgtttgcatttgttttgcATGCTTTCAAAGGATGTTGTTTGCATGCTTTCccagaataaaaatatatttttgccttcaaaatatatagaaaatataaataaaaatatttttaattgccGCACCCGTaccttattttttcaaaaattgtcaaGTCCCGCACCCGCATCCACACCCACACCCAAATCTGGAAACGCATCCGTATTTCATAGGTTAGGACTAGGTGGAATGGGGGATTGTGCcaattcttaaattttatctGATTTTTAGCTAATTAAGTTTGGATTGCTTAACTAACTATATCAGATCAGTTAAAGAATTTATCTTTTACATTAGGATTTTCACGAAATCACTGTAAGGGAATCCTTGTACTGTAGAATAGtagtgaaaataatatttttttagaatcttgATCTTATTCCTTCTTATGTGAATGGAAATGCAGGTACACTTAGTGGACTTTGTGATCCTCTGCATTGGGCGATTCAGTGACTTTCCAAATATTCCTGAATTCCCTCCAAACCAAGGCCCAGAAGTATTTCATGGAAAGGTGATGCACTCCATGGATTACGCTGCCATGGACTACAAAAATGCTGCTGACTTTGTTAAAGGGAAGCAAGTCACTGTTGTAGGATTCCAAAAATATGCCTTGGACATTGCTATGGAATGCTCAGTGGCCAATGGTAAGAAACACAAATTTCACttacattttatatttatataaataatatcttGTAGACCAAAGTACACTTTTAACTTTTGATGtttgaaattgttttcattttgacattttacttttcaaaattttcactttgACTCTTCatgtatgattcttttttcaTATTGGAGAAAACGAAAACTTAATCAAATATgaaagactaaaatgaaaattttaaaacataaatgaccaaaatgaaaatgacTCCAAACTTTTAGGTCCAGAAGTGTATTTTAGTCAATAGAGTAGTTTTTGTAAATGATAAAATGCTCCTGAACAGAATTTATTTACTATGTATCCCTATGCTTAGATTTATTGTATTTGATAGGTTTTTTACCCATAAATTTGCAGGCACTGAACATCCATGTACTGTATTATACAAGATGGAACATTGGAACGTTCCTGATTACCTTCCATGGGGCGTGCCTCTTACTTATTTATACTTTAGTCGCTTCTCCGAGCTACTGGTTCACAAACCTGGTGAAGGCTTCCTACTAAGTCTCCTAGCAACACTTCTTTTCCCCGTGGTAaaatttctccctttttttgagtttttctttttggtggcAGTCCTTAAGGTATGGGGTCACTATCAAACAAACTAGAAGGACATCAAACCCttcaatttgatttgattttggtcaTTATGGTATGGATCATCATCAAACAAAGTACTTATGGTAAAACATCAAACCCttcaatttgatttgattttggtcaTCATTTAGATTTCCTGTAATCTCTATTTGTTGGACCCTTTGCAGTTGGATTTAAAACAACACAAGTTGACCCTTAAGTAGATTTCCATCACTTTTATTTAACAGAAAATGATCATATTGATATCATGTGAAGCATAATGCATGCAAATATAATTGATTCCTATATAACACATTGCTTACTTGATCATTATCtgtccaataaaaataaattgtagcACAGCGTTAGACAATGACTCATGAGGGGGTCTCTTTGCATTAACCCCCTCCctccactattttctttttcctttttttattttttctgtttggaatccgcttattttgttgaaactgaaaactttttgctgaaaatactatagataaaaataaatgttagttaaaatagtacagtaagactcatgaatagtactaaaaagtacaatagaactcataaataatagcaaaaataaactgaatagtaaaataagttggcaaaaataatttttgccgaACACACACTTAATCATAAGGTTGAAGCTTACAAAGTTTTGATCATGTAACAGAGATGGGCATTTTCTAAATTTGTTGAAAGCCATATAGAAAATAAGCTGAGGCTGGCAAAGTTTGGAATGGTACCAAAACATAGTTTCCATAAAGAAATCAATTCTTGTTTGATTGCCACGGTACCAGAAAAATTCTATGACAAAGTTGAAGAGGGAAGCATCAATTTGAAAAAGAGTAAGAGCTTCAGCTTTTGTAAAGAAGGTGTTTTGGTTAATGGTGAGGCACAACCCCTAAAGACAGATTTGGTCATATTGGCTACTGGGTTCCAGGGTGACAAAAAACTCAAAGGCATTTTTGTCTCCCCCACCTTCAAAGACTACATTGCTGGTTCGCTTGATGCGACAGTTCCCCTCTAcaggttagatttttttttttttttgggttataattttctttgagaggagaaaattaaggaaaattGTCCTTTTCATTAAAAAGGGAGAAAGGAGAATCAtaacattagattttttttttttaagaacataacATTAGATTTAACAACTAGAAATGTATGAATTAACATATTATATGATAAGcaatataaagataaaatttaattttctccAACCCATTAAGCAACAATTCATAAGTCATCTACCTGAATTAAATTACATGACTCATTAAATTATTCAAACAACTCACATTACTCATGtgattcaaataaataaatagaaagtcAAATGACTAAGATTATATGTGAATATTTATACCAATAGTTATGTAATttgttaaagaaatttttttttctaaaccaGATTAGAGGTAAATTTTGTCAAATAAGAAAGatggaatttttatttatcatttcaTCTAGGTTGACAAACAACTTCGGTTTATTTTTGGGGAATAAGTGTTAGGAtaataactaaattattaaatttatcattccataataacttaaacttttagaatGTGGACTAGTACTAGCTAGGACTAGTTTATTATAGTGCCAAGGCATGTGCACTCAAACCATGTTTGCACTTAACCTCTTatttaaattcaccattttagaaaatatgattaatttattaataatattactttGAATGACAAAATTAGATTTTGACTTCAACAGGGAATGTATTCATCCTAGAATTCCACAACTAGCAGTAATTGGATTTTCAGAAAGTATTTCAAACTTGTACACCTCAGAGATGAGATGCAGATGGCTAGCAGAGCTTCTGGACAGCACATTCAAATTGCCTAGCATCAAAGAGATGGAAAAAGATGTGGCAAAATGGGATGAGTACATGAAGAGATACTCAGGGCAATACTACAGGAGATCATGCATTGGGGCTCTTCATATATGGTACAATGATCAACTGTGCAAAGACATGGGGTGGAACCCCAAAAGAAAGAAGGGATACATTGCTGAATTGTTTGAACCTTATGGACCATTAGATTATGCTTCCCAATAAAAGAGGATATTGACAAAGTAAAAGTTGTCGCATATGACAACCAGTTGTGACTTACATGATTCATATTTAGAACCTTTGTGCATGAATGAATGACTACAGTTGTCATTCATGACCACATTTGTGTGACCTTATTATGTAAGAATAATGAACacggaaataataaaaaagctgCTACAATATTTGCTAAATATGGAGcatctttgttttttcttcaaagAATATGGAGCATACTTGTTCATGGCATACATTGCTGAATTGTCTGAACCTTATGGACCATTAGATTATGCTTCCCAATAAAAGAGGATATTGACAAAGTAAAAGTTGTCGCATATGACAACCagttgtgaaagttcaaatatgtgtataaaacaccattgaacgtttagacccccaattacaaaacaactaattcaagctttataacaaacaacaagtgtgcggaaaatgaacacaagttataaacaaaattgataaacaatctaagccaattaaaatcacattcacagcagaaaataaaatgcaaagattaagggaagagagacgcaaacacaaggacaacacacgatgtgttatcgaagaggaaaccgaagctctcggcgtaaaacctctccgccacgctccaagcggtcaataatctacaagaaaatgtagttgggatacatgaacagcaatagaccctccaatcctaatctacccgatgtacctaaatcctccaagcttcttgctccaacgaggttgcgccgaacctttttcttttctagcttaccagattccgctataatccatagcatccgccatccttggcatcttccaatacttcccaaaactccaaaaacactcaacactctaaataggtgtgggtagtgtttggatagaaatatcctctcaatagg encodes:
- the LOC126706180 gene encoding probable flavin-containing monooxygenase 1 isoform X1 translates to MERQVAIIGAGISGLLACKYTLSKGFHPIVFEAKSSIGGVWTKTVETTKLQTPKPVYQFSDFPWPSTVEEDFPNQHQVFDYIQSYANHFDLLRHIKFNSKVLSIEYEGPSEEEMQSWSMWGGIGDPFGSKGKWKVMVEDAQSFSTEVHLVDFVILCIGRFSDFPNIPEFPPNQGPEVFHGKVMHSMDYAAMDYKNAADFVKGKQVTVVGFQKYALDIAMECSVANGTEHPCTVLYKMEHWNVPDYLPWGVPLTYLYFSRFSELLVHKPGEGFLLSLLATLLFPVRWAFSKFVESHIENKLRLAKFGMVPKHSFHKEINSCLIATVPEKFYDKVEEGSINLKKSKSFSFCKEGVLVNGEAQPLKTDLVILATGFQGDKKLKGIFVSPTFKDYIAGSLDATVPLYRECIHPRIPQLAVIGFSESISNLYTSEMRCRWLAELLDSTFKLPSIKEMEKDVAKWDEYMKRYSGQYYRRSCIGALHIWYNDQLCKDMGWNPKRKKGYIAELFEPYGPLDYASQ